Below is a genomic region from Caulobacter sp. FWC26.
TCCGCCAAGGCGAGCGCGCCGTCCGCCCCCGAACCCACGCGGACCGCGCCGGTTGCGCCGCCGCGTCCGGCCGCTTCGTCCGGCCGCCCGGCTGGAGAGGCGCCGCTTGCCGCGCCCTCGACCCGCCGGCGCGCGCTCGATCTGGGCGTGACGCTCGCCCAAGTGCCTGGCAGCGGCCCTGGCGGCCGGATCACGCCCGACGATCTGGACGCCTTCCTGGCGTCCGATGGAAAGAGCGTCGGCGCCTCGGGTCTGGTTGCCCGCACCGGCGTCCAGGACACGCGTATCATCGGTCTGCGCCGCAAGATCGCTGAGAAGATGCAAGAGGCCAAGCGCCGCATTCCGCACATCAACTATGTCGAGGAATGCGACCTGACGGAGCTGGAGGCGCTGCGGCTCGACCTCAACGAACACCGCGCTGAAGATCAGCCCAAGCTGACGCTGTTGCCGTTCATCATGCGAGCGATGGTCAAGGCATTGCCGGATTTTCCTCAGGTCAACGCGCTCTATGACGACGATAACGGCGTGCTGCGCGCTCACCAGGGCGTGCACATCGGCATCGCCACCCAGACGCCGAACGGCCTGATTGTTCCGGTCGTGCGCCACGCCGAAGCGCGAGACCTTTGGGATTGCGCCCGTGAGGTCGCCCGGTTGGCCAAGGCCGTCCGCGACGGCTCGGCGTCGCGCGACGAGCTCTCTGGATCGACCATCACGCTCACCAGCATGGGACCCCTGGGCGGCATCGTCTCGACGCCGGTCATCAACCATCCCGAGGTCGCCATCCTCAATCCCAACAAGCTGGTGGATCGACCGATGGTTCAAGGCTCGTTCGTCACCATCCGCAAGATGATGAACCTCTCCTCGGCCTTCGATCACCGCATCGTCGACGGCTACGACGCCGCCCTGTTCGTCCAGCGCGTGAAGCGGCTGCTCGAACATCCCGCCCTGATCTTCATGGACTGATGCGATGACCGAGACTCTCAGACCCAAGGTCCTGGTCATCGGCGGCGGCCCGGGCGGCTACGTGGCGGCCATCCGCGCCGGCCAGCTGGGGCTGGACACGGTGCTCGTCGAAAGCGGTCGGTTGGGCGGCGCCTGCCTGACGCGGGGCTGCATTCCGTCCAAGGCCCTGATCCATGCGGCCGGTCTCTATGAAGAGGCGGTAATGGCGAGCGCCGAGACGGGGAGGTTCGGCATTCACTTGAATCAGGCGCCGACCTTGCGGTTCGAGGAGACCGTCGGGTGGAAGGACGCGATCGTTGATCGGCTCAGCGGCGGCGTCGGCGGATTGCTGCGCAAGGCCAAGGTGAAGTCCGTGGTCGGTTGGGCGAGTTTCTCCGACGCCAAGACCTGCACCGTCGAAACCCCCGAAGGGCCGGTCACGATCCGGCCGGAGCACGTGATCCTGGCGACCGGTGCGACCGCCGTCGAGCTGCCGTTCCTGCCCTTTGGGGGCCGGGTGATCTCCTCGACCGAGGCGCTGTCGCTGCCCGAGGTCCCAGCGACCCTGGCCGTGGTCGGGGGCGGCTATATCGGCCTGGAACTGGGGATCGCGTTCGCCAAGCTGGGCTCGAAGGTCACGATCATCGAGGCAATGGATCGGCTCCT
It encodes:
- a CDS encoding dihydrolipoamide acetyltransferase family protein: MGRYLFRLPDIGEGVAEAEIVALLVKIGDKVEEDQNVAEVMTDKATVELSSPVAGVVTAVHGDIGGMMPVGAVLIEFDSEAGEAEPIAVPAASPAAPVSAKASAPSAPEPTRTAPVAPPRPAASSGRPAGEAPLAAPSTRRRALDLGVTLAQVPGSGPGGRITPDDLDAFLASDGKSVGASGLVARTGVQDTRIIGLRRKIAEKMQEAKRRIPHINYVEECDLTELEALRLDLNEHRAEDQPKLTLLPFIMRAMVKALPDFPQVNALYDDDNGVLRAHQGVHIGIATQTPNGLIVPVVRHAEARDLWDCAREVARLAKAVRDGSASRDELSGSTITLTSMGPLGGIVSTPVINHPEVAILNPNKLVDRPMVQGSFVTIRKMMNLSSAFDHRIVDGYDAALFVQRVKRLLEHPALIFMD